Below is a window of Halobaculum lipolyticum DNA.
GACGACGTCGGCGTCGAACTGAACCGGACCGAGGCGCGGGCGGTGCCGAAGGAAACCGAGGAGGCCGAGTAGGCCGTCGCGTCCGGTCGCCGGACCCCCGTCGCCGGCCGATCACCCCGGCGGGTCGCGGACCGCATCGAGCGTCCCGACCGTCGGCGCGTTGGTGATCGTCACCCGGCGACCGTCGCGCTCGACGCGGAAGGCGTCCGCGAACGGCCCGTCGGCCACGCGGTAGACGGCGGCGCGGGGGTCGACCGTCTCGGCGCCGACGCGCAGTCGGAGCATCCCCCGGTACGAGCGGGCGAACTCCTCGGCCTCGCCGGCGTCGTCGAACTCGATCGCCCACACGTAGCCGTACCGCGCGTCGGCCCCCTCGTCCGACCGGTAGGGCACGAGCCGGTCGCCCGCCCAGCCGTCCGAGGGAGCCGCGGAGTAGTTGTACGGCGAGTACGGCAGGTCCGACGAGCGGTAGCCGTCGACGTAGTCGTTGTACCAGAACATGGCGAACAGCCCCGTCTCGCCGAGGCGTTCGGTCGCGGGCCGGTCGAGGTCGAACCGGGTCCAGTCGTCGGCCGAGCGGTCGCGGACGCGCACCGACTCCACCGGCTCGTCGGGGTAGCGTTCCGGGTGGATCGTCTGCTCGGTGGAGCGCGGGCGGCGGTCGTAGGCTGCGTCCACCGCGTCCCAGCCGCCGCGCTCGTACAGCCGGTGGACGAACGCCGGGCCGTCGGCGTACGGCTGGTACACGTACGCGAACAGCCCCTCGTTGACCGGCGCCCCGGCCGTGCCGCCCGACCGCGGGGGCCGGGGGACGCAGTCCCAGCCGTCGTCGCCGTCGTCGCCGTCCGCGCCGTCGGCGGTCGCGTTCGGGCCGTCGGTCGCGTTCGGGTCGGCGCCGGCGGCACAGCGTTCGAGGTACAGCGTCTCGACGTAGCGGGCGTCGCCCTCGGTCAGCCCGTTGTGTGCGAGGCCGCCGTCGCGCGTGCGGCTCCCGGTGAACCCGAAGTGCTGGTCCTGGAGCGCGTGGACGAGTTCGTGGGCGAGCGTCCCCCGGTCGATGGTCGGGTTCTCGGCGTCGGAGACGACCACGATCCGGTCGCCCGACGGCGTGTAGTACCCCTGCACCGAGCCGCCGTACAGCGCGTCGAACTCGTCGGCGACGGCGCGGTCCTCCCCGACGATCAGCGCCGCCTCCCACACCTGTTCGTGCCACGCCTCGTACTCGGGCGACCGCTCGGCGCCGAAGACGGCGCGGTCGCGGTACTCGGCCCGGGAGATCACCTCGACGGGGACGGTCTCGCGGAACTCCAGCCCGCGGACGCGCTCGACGCGGGCCATCGTGCGGGCGACGAACGCCTCCCGCTCGGCGGCGTCCAGCCCGTCGCTTTGGTTCACCGCGATCGACTCGTTGTACCAGACGCCGTCCTCCCAGCCGAGCCGGTCGGTCGGCGGGTCGTCCGGGTACGCCCAGTCGTCGTTGGCGGCGGGCGCCGCGCTGGGGGCGCTACAGCCCGAGAGGACGAGGAGGACGGCGACCGCGACGGCGGAGACGGAGACGGCGCGCACGGCGGGTGCGTCAGTCGCGCCGCCGCGCGAGCAGTCCCGCGACCGCCACCGCGGCGGCCGCGACGACGACGCCGAAGCCGGCGCCGCTCGTCTCGGTCGTCCCGCTCGTGTCGCCGCCGGCGCCGGCGTCGACGCCCGAGTCGTCGCCCGCGCCGCCGGTGTCGGTCGCCACGGTCGTCGCCACGTCGTCGGCCGTCGGCGCCGGGGTCGGCGTCGCGTCCGGGTCCGGCGCGACGCTCGGGCGGATGTCGCGCACGTCGTCGACGGTCGGGCCGTTGACGACGGTGACGCGGGTGCCGTCGAGGTCGACGTAGAACGCGTCCGCGAACGGGCCGCTCGGGACGACGTGGTAGCCGGCGTCGGTCTCGCGCACGTCGTGGGCGTCGAGCATCCGGAGGTACGTGTCGTGGAACTCCCGCGCGTCGCGCTCGGTGTCCCACTCGGTCACCCAGACGTAGCCGTACGCGGCGTCGTCGCCGTCGCCGGTGCGGTACGGGAACAGCCGGTCGTTCGCCCAGCCGGCCGACGGCTCGGCGTCGTAGTTGTACGTGTCGTACTCGCCCTCGTCGTCGAACAGGCCGTTGGGGTCGATCGTGTCCGCGCCGTACGTTCGGGCTTGGTACCAGAACATCGCGTAGATCGACGCCTCGCCGACGGTGTCGGAGCCGTTCTGTCCGAGCTGGGGGTTGTCCGTCGGGAAGGTGTCCCAGTCGCCGGTCGACTCGTCGACGAACGCGATCGGCGTCGGCACCTCGTCGGTGCGGTGGATCACTTGCTCGGTGGAGACGGGCGGGTCGACGAAGCGCTCCTCGAAGGCGTCCCAGCCGCCCTCCTCGACGATCTCGGCGACGTACAGCGGGCCGTCGGAGTAGGGGTTCAACAGGGTGATCAGGACGCCGAGGTTCGGGGGGGACCCGCCGCCGCCCCCGCCGCCCCCGCCGGCCTGCGGCGTCTCGACGCAGTCCCACTCGGCGCCGCAGCGCTGGATGTAGCGGTCCTCGATGTAGTTCGCCTCGCCCTCGACGACGCCGTCGATGGCGAGGTCGCCGTCCTGCGTGGCGCCGCGGTACGTCGCGTTCGTCAGGTCGTAGCGCTGGTCCTGGAGGGCGTGGACCAACTCGTGGATCAGGGTCGCGTTACTGATCGTCGGCGCGTCGGGCGTCCCCGTGACGATCGTGATCTCGTCGCGGGTGGGCGAGTAGAAGCCGAGCACCGACGAGCCGGTGGTCTGGCCGATCGTCTCGCCGGAGCCGCTCGACTCGCCGATGACGAACAGCCCCTCCCACACCTGGTCGTTCCAGCGGTTGAACTCGGTGCGGTTGGGGTCGTCGCCGCCGCCGCCGGCGCTCAGGTTGCGGTACTCCTCGCGGGAGATCACCGAGACGGGGACGGTCGACTCGAACTCGGCTTCCCGGAGGTACTCGACGCGGGCCATCGATCGCGCGACGTACGCCTCCAACTCGGTGTCGTTGAGGGCGTCGCCGTCGGTCTGGTCGACGGCGATGGACTCGTTGTGCCAGTAGCCGTTCTCCCAGCCGATCGTGTCGTTGTCGGGGTCGGGACGGTCCGTCCGTGCGAGCGTGGAGTCGGCGGGCGCGTCGACCGCCGGGGCGGCGGACGGGGCGATGGAGGGCCTCGACGGGGCCGCGAACGCCGGCGCTGCGGCGGCGGTCGAGACGAGCGCGAGGGCGAACGCGATCGAGCACAGCCGCGCGAGCGCCGACGGGACCGTTCGTCGCATACGTCCGGATGGCACTGCGGGTGTAAGTAGCTTGTCCGAATTCGTCCGGCGCCCGATCCGGACCCGGAGTCGTCGGGGAACTTTCGGTCCGCGGAACCGAAGCGGCGGTATGGCAGCTGGGATCCCGTTCGACCCCGACCGGACCGCCGTGATCGTCGTCGACATGCAGAACGGCTTCTGTCACCCCGACGGGAGCCTGCACGCCGAAGCGAGCGCGGCCGCGATCGACCCCGTCCGCACGCTCGTCGAGCGCGCCGGCGACGCCGACGTGCCGGTGATCTACACTCGGGACGTCCACCCGCCCGAGCAGTTCGAGGACGCCCACTACTACGACGAGTTCGACCGCTGGGGCGAGCACGTCGTCGAGGGCAGTTGGGAGGCCGACCTGATCGACGACCTCCCGACGGACGACGCCGCCCACGTCGTCGAGAAGCACACCTACGACGCGTTCTACGAGACGGAACTGGACGGGTGGCTCGACGCCCGCGGGATCGACGACCTGCTGATCTGCGGGACGCTCGCGAACGTCTGCGTGCTCCACACCGCCGGCTCGGCGGGCCTGCGCGACTACCGCCCCGTGATCGTGACCGACGCGCTCGGCTACCTCGTCGAGGACCACCGCGACTACGCCGTCGACCACGCCGACTGGCTGTTCGGGGAGACGGCGACGCTGGCGGACGTGACGTTCGACTGACGCGCACGGGCGCCGACCCGGCGCCGCCGGCGGTCCCCGCTCGCGGGGGCCTACTCCGCGCCGTCGTTCGCGCCGTCCGCGTCGTCGGGTTCTGCGTCGTCGTCCGCCTCCGCGCTCCACTCCTCGGGGAAGAGGGTCGCCGGGTCGCCGTGGGTGAACACCACGCGCTCGGAGTCGTCGAGCGGGCGGAGGTACGTGCGGAGTTCGCCCGCGTCGGCGGCGGCCGTCAGCATCGGCTCCGCCCGCTGGGTCGCGTAGTACAGCGGGAACGCGACCGCCGTCCCGGCGGCCTCCGCCTTCATCACGACGACGAGGAACACCACGTCCGACTGCCGGGCGCGGTAGGCGTCGTACTCGTCGAAGGCGGCGTCCGCCTCGTCGACCGCCTCCCGGACCGCCGAGAACTCGTCGCCCGGGAGGAGCACGTCGAAGCCGACCCGGTCGGTGTCGACCTGCGTGCCGGCGGCCGAGACGCTCGGCAGCGGAGTGACGTCGCCCGGGTGGAGTTCGAGCACCTCCCAGCCCGCCTCGCGGTACTCCTCGGCGGTGGCCTCCATGTCGGCCATCACGTCGTCCCAAAACTCGGTGTATCCTGCGAGCGGGTGGCTACCGGACATATCGAACCGGCGGCGCGGGAGGGTGAAAACGGTTGTCGTGTCGTCCCGCGAGCGACGCGGCCGGCGGCGGCGACCGCGCCGCCCGACGGCCGCCAGCGTTACCTCCGGACGTTCTCGCCGACCGCCTCGCCGAACGCCTCCGCCCCGCCGCGGGCGTCGTAGGCGACGTGGCCGCGCACGAGCGTCAGTTCCGGGAACACGCCCTCGCGGCCCTCGAACGGCGTCCACCCGCACTTCGAGTGGAGGTCGTCGCCGCGGATCCGGCGGGGCGCGTCGAGGTCGACGAGGACGAGGTCGGCGTCGGTCCCCTCCGCGACCGTCCCCTTCCCCTCGACGTCGAAGATCCGGGCCGGGTTCGCGGCGACGAGGTCCCTGACCCGCTCCAGCGCGAGCGTCCCCTCGCGCACCTCGTTCAGCAGGAGCGGGAGCATCGTCTCGACGCCCGGCACGCCGGAGGGTGCCTCCCAGATGCTCGCGTGCTTCTCGGCCCGCGTGTGGGGCGCGTGGTCGGTCGCGACGACGTCGACGGTGCCGTCGGCGACGCGCTCGAAGACGGCTTCCCGGCGCTGTTCGCTCCGGAGCGGGGGGTTCATCCGGCCGAACGTGCCCAACTCGGGGAGGTCCTCGCGCGACAGGAACAGGTGGTGGGGCGTCACCTCGCAGGTCGCGCCCGCGTCGCTGGCGGCGTCGACGCCCTCCGGGGTGGAGGTGTGGGCGATGTGGATGGCGGCCTCGGAGTCGGCGCCGACGTCGAGTGCGCGCTCGACGGCGGCGGCCTCGGCCTCGGCGGTGCGGAAGGCGCTCCACGCGTCGGCGTCGTCTCGCTCCTCGGCGGACTCGTCGAACAGGTCGGCGTCCTCGGCGTGGACGGTGACGACGACGTCCTCGGCGGCCGCCCAGGCGACGGCGTCGGCGAACAGGTCCGCCTCGATACCCATGTCGCCGGTGGAGTCCGCGAGGAACACCTCCCCGAGCGCGAACAGCGGGCGCTCGAACAGCGAGTCGGGGTCCCAGTCGGCGGTGACGCCGCCGTTGATCCCGAAGTCGACCAGCGACTTCGCGGCGAGGTCGGCCTTCTCGTCGACGGCGTCGCCCGTCACCGTCGGCGGCGACGTGTTCGGCTGGTCGACGACCGTCGTGACGCCGCCGGCGGCGGCCGAGCGCGACCCGGTGTGCCAGTCCTCCTTGTGCGAGTACCCCGGCTCGCGGAAGTGGACGTGCACGTCGATGGCGCCCGGGAGCAGGTGGCGGCCGTCGCAGTCGACGACCTCCCCGGCGTCGTCGCGGTCGAGGCTCCCCCCGTCGGCGACGCCGGCGATCTCCGTCCCCTCGACGAGCACGTCGCGGACCCGGCCGTCCGCGAGCGTGGCGTTCGTGAACAGCGTGCTCATTACGCGGGCGTGGCGGGGTGTGGCTGTAAGTGCGGTGGATCGGGGGCGGAGTCCCCGGCCGCCCGCGAGAACGGGTCCGCGACCTAGCGGCTGAACTCGATCGCCGCGCCCTGCCCGAAGCCGACGCACAGCGACGCCAGCCCGCGGTCCACGTCGCGCTTGATCATCTCGTGGATCAAGGTGACGGGCAGGCGCGCGCCGGAGGCGCCGAGCGGGTGGCCCAGGGCGATGGCGCCGCCGTTGACGTTGTAGATGTCCTCGTCGATCCCCAACTCGCGGCGGGTGTACTCACACTGGGAGGCGAACGCCTCGTTCACCTCGACCAGCCCGTAGTCGTCGATGTCGGAGCCGGCGCGCTCCAGCAGGCCGCGCGTGGCCGGGACCGGGCCGATCCCCATCACGGTCGGGTCGACGCCGGCGACGTTGTTCGTGCCGACCTCGGCCAGCACGTCGAGGCCGTGCTCGTCGGCGAACTCGCGCGAGCAGACGAGTGTCGCGGCCGCGCCGTCGGTGATCTGCGAGGAGTTCCCGGCCGTGACCGAGCCGTCGCCGGTGAACGCGGGCGACAGTCCCGCGAGCGTCTCGACGTCGGTGTCGTGACGGATCCCCTCGTCCTCGGTGACGACGCCGTCGTCGGTCTCGATCGGGACGATCTCGTCGTCGAACCGCCCCGACTCCGTCGCCTCGGAGGCACGGCGGTGCGAGCGCACGGCGAACTCGTCCTGTGCCTCGCGGCTCACTTCGTACTCCTCGGCGACCTTCTCGGCGGTCATCCCCATCTGGAGTTGGAAGACGTTGTACTTCTCCGACAGCTCCGGGTGGAGGTGCTGGTAGGAGTCGCCGTCCATCGGGACGCGGCTCATGGACTCGACGCCGCCGGCGACGATGCAGTCGCGGTTGCCCGCGGCGACGGCGTCCGAGGCGGAGATGATCGACTGCATCGAGGAGGCGCACCAGCGGTTGATCGTCGTCGCGGGCGTCCCCTCCCCCAGTTCCGAGAGGAGCGCGATGACGCGTGCGACGTTGTTGTCCTGTTCGCCGCGCTGCTGGGCGACCCCCCACATGAGGTCGTCCACGGCGTCGGCGTCGAGGTCGTGTTCGTCGAGGATGTGGTCGATGAGTGCCACCGAGAGGTCCTCGCTGCGGACGTCCTCGAAGACGCCTCCCTGTCGACCGAACGGGGTGCGGTACGCGGCCGCGATGACGGGCGTTGCCATGGATCGAACTCGGGGGTCGATCCTGATAAATCCGGGAGAACCCCGCACCCGTTGGCCCGCGTTGCCCGCGGCCGGGACCCGCACCCGCGGGCGCCGCCAGCCGTGTCGGGACCCGCCGCGTGATCACCGTTCACACGGGTAGTTTCCGCCGCTTCGACGCGCTTAACAGCCTCCGGCGGCAAGGTCGCGGGGATGAGTGACCCGGCAGGGGACGTGGTCGAGCTTCTCGTGACCGTCCACCGGTACAACGAGGACCGCGACCTCGACGCCGACGACCTACCGCCGCGGTATCGCCGCGTCTTCTGGAGCGAGTCGCCCGAGGACGAGGAGGGACCGGGCGGCGTGGAGCGCCCGCTCCACGTGACCGAATCGACCGCCAAAACCGCCACCGGCGTCGAGCGCCCGTGGGAGGCGATCTCGGACCTGCTGTTCACCGAGCGCAAGGAGTTCTCCGGCGAGATCGGCCTCTCCCAGCCCGAGATGGGGATCGACTGGCTGTTGGAGCGCGCGACCGACGACGACCTCCTCGACAACCCCGTCCTCGCGAAACTGGCCGCCGACCCGGACGTCGACGCCGACGCCGAGTTCGGCGTCACCCACGCCGAGGCGCGCGAGGAGAACCGCCCCGTGCGCGCCGACCGCGTGTGGATCGACGCCCTCCTCGGCGAGTACTTCGACGAGGAGGAGGACGCCGAGATGCTCGATCTCGTCACGGTGAAAGCGCCCGAGGAGATCGAGATGACGCTCCACGATCTCGTCCTCACGACCGACCAGGAGGGCGAGATCCGCAAGCTGATGAAGGCGATCGAACACCGCGAGTACCTCGCCAACATCGGCCTGCGCGAGATCGGGAAGCTGCTGTTCGTCGGGCCGCCGGGGACGGGGAAGACGACCGCCGCCCGCGCGCTCGCCCACGAACTCGGCCTCCCGTTCGTCGAGGTGAAGCTGTCGATGGTGACGAGCCAGTACCTCGGCGAGACGGCCAAGAACGTCGAGAAGACGTTCGAGGTCGCCAAGCGCCTCGCGCCGTGTATCCTGTTCATCGACGAGTTCGACTCCGTCGCCAAGACGCGCAAGTCCGACGAGCACGCCGCGCTCAAGCGCGCGGTCAACACCCTCCTCAAGAGCATCGACGACATCTCGCTGGTCCGCGACGAGGTGCTGCTCATCTCGGCGACGAACCACCCCGACCAGCTCGACGCCGCGGCGTGGCGCCGGTTCGACGAGATCGTCAACTTCCCCAAGCCGGACCGCAAGATGCGCTCGGACATCCTCCGCGTCATCACCCGGCAGATGGAGATCGCCGACTTCGACCCCGACGCGGTCGCCGACCGCACGGAGGGGCTCACCGGGAGCGACCTGCGGCTCGTCATGCGCGAGGCCGTGCTGGAGGCGCTCACCGAAGAGCGGATGTCGATCACGCAGGCGGACATCATGGACGCCGTCCAGGACTTCGAGGAGCGCGACAACCTCAAGAACATGGACATGATCGACGGCGAGGGCGCGGAGGTCGCCGGTGACGGTGCCGGCCACGATCACGACCACGACCACAGTCACGACGACTGAGGTCGCCGGCGCCGTCGAACGCTTCCGCGGTCGAGTGTAGCGACGTGCGGGACGGTACGGATCGGTGCAGCCGGGTCGGATCCGTCGTCGGAGGCGGGACCGAACCGACCGTGACAGCGGAGCTACCGGCTGGTTCCGTGCCTGTCAGGAGGACACGGCGTCGCGGTGCCACCCGGGGTCGTGGCCCGTGCGGTCGATGAGGGTCGCCCGACACGCCGGACAGTAGTCCGGCGTGGTCGCTTCTCCTCGGGGGACGTACACCGCGCCGCCACACTCCACGCACGCGTCCGCGACGACGGTCACACAGTCCGCACAGAGGTTGAAGTCGTCGACCGTGAGGTCGCGCAGGGGTTCGAGTTGTTTGTCCAAGAGGTACTCGTCGATGACCGCCCGACAGCTGTGGCACGGTTTCATAACGATACGCATTGGCCCATGTGACCGTGTCACATATAGGTATCCCCCGAACCGGTGACCGGCCCACCTGTGTGCGATGCACTCGTCCGCTGTCGCTCCCGACCGATCCGAGCCGATTCGGGCGGCGACGGCCCAAAGCAGCCCCGGTGCTGCAGTCCCACCTGCATACAGCACGGCTTCGACCCAGCAGCGACCGCGGTTCCCAGATCGCTGTCGTCCTACTCGCCGTCGACTAGCCGCCGCTCGACGATGTCGAGGTCACCGTCGATCACCAACTCGAGCCGGTCGCCGTCGATCTCGAAGAACCCGCGCACCCGGATCGGGTCCCGGTCGGCGGCTTCGAGCGTCCAGACGAAGTCGTCCGTCCACGCCAACTCCCTCCAGATATCTAGGCCGCGCTCGGCGTAGAACGCTTGGACGGGTTCGGTCGTCCGGAGGACGGCCGGGAGGTTCACGTAGAGGAACCACGAGCAGTCGTCGCAGGCGGCGTGGACCGGGATGTCGTCGGTCGCGATGTCGAACGCCTCCCAGTGTTCGGAGTCGAACGCGAACTCGACCGCAACGACCCCTCCGCAGTAGGGACAGATCCCGTTGAACATCGACGTGTAGTCCCGGATCAACGTGTTCTGGAGACCCTCCAGCACCGTCTCCGGGGTATCGGGGTCGATCCTGCGCCCGTCGACGGGGTAGCGCACCCGATGGTCCCCGCAGGACTCGCACGTGACGTACGCCCGTCCGTCCGCGTATCGGGCTTCGAGACCGCCGCCGCAGGACTCACACGTGCCCCGAACGGCGAACGGATCCACCTCGACGTCGGCTCTGCTCCGATGCGCGATGATCGCCTGGTACGCGCGGATCCCGGCGAGCGTGAGCGTGTACCCCTCGTCGGACTTCTCGAGGAACTCGTCGCGCAACTCCCCGAGGTGGTAGGTCAGCTGACTGCTGTCGTCGACGTCGGTCGCCCGCTGGATCTCAGAGAACGCCAGCGTCGCGTAGCCGTCCCGGCCGCTCGCGTCGCCCAGCGCCGTGATGATCCGGAGTCTGATCTCGTTGGCCAGCAACTCGAAGGTCCGTCGCGACGGGTGATCGCCGGCCATCACCCGCCGGAAGCGGCGGCCGGTAAGGTGGCTTTCGGTCGCCACGAGTATCGCCCGTTCGCCGCGTGGCCGAGCGAAGCGAGGGCACGCTCCCGACACCGCTTAGTCTCCCCTCCACCTCGACCCGGTAGATGCGCGTCACCCTCCTCGGAACGGGCGACACCACCGGCACCCCCACCGTCGGGTGCGACTGTGACACCTGCGAGGAGGCCCGCGAGCGCGGGGTCGAACGCTCCCGGTTCTCGGTCCACGTCGAGAACGAGCGCACCGGCGAGTCGCTGTTGATCGACCTCTCGCCGGACTTCCGCCAGCAGTTCCTCGACCACGACGTCCCCCTCCCGGACGCCGCGCTCGTCACCCACATCCACTTCGACCACCTCGACGGGCTGGGCAACGCCTACCGCCTGTTCGACGACCTCCCCGTCTACGCGGCCGACGAGGTCGACCCCGTCACCGGCGAGTCGGTCGCCGACACGATCCGCTCGAAGTACGACTACCTCGACCGCGTCACCGTCCGCGACACGCCGCCGCTGGAGCCGACGCGGATCTGCGGGCTGGACGTGACGCTGGTCCCCGTCGACCACCCGCCGCTGGTCTGCTACGGCGTCGTCGTCGCGGACCCCGAGACGGGCGCGAAGCTGTCGCTGTCGGGCGACACGAGCTACGACGTACCCGACGCGTCGCGCGCGGCGCTCGCTGAGCCGGACCTCCTGCTCGCCGACGGGATCGTCCCGGCGCGCTTCTGTGAGTACCACCCGCTCGGCGGGCGCCACGAGGGTCCCGACGGCACGCCGTACACGTTCGGCTCCAAGCACATGACCCGCGAGGGGGCGCTCGCGCTGGCCGACGACCTCGCCGCCGCCGAGACGCGGCTGGTCCACCTCGCACACTACTACCCGCCCGAGGAGGCGTTCGCGGAGCCGCTCGCCGTCGACGGCGAGACGTACGACCTGTAGGCACCCACGCGGCGCCGCCCCCGAACGGTTATTGCGTCCGTCGACGCAGTCGGCGAATGTCCCTCCACGACGCAGGACGCGACCTCGACGAGGCCCACGTCGTCCGCATGCTGATCCTCTGGTTCGCCGACGCTCCGACCGGGGATACCGCGACCGAAGACACGCCGAGCGAGTGACCCGTCCGCGACGACTTCTGCGCCCGCGACGACCTCGGCGCCCGTGACACTTCCAGCGCGCCACACACCTCCGACACTCCGGCGGCGTTCTCGCCGCGCTGTGCCGTTCCTGCGGGGCGGGAACTATTTGCACGTTCGACCCGTAACCGACCTAACTTGAACGACCGTTCGACGCGAGCGGCGGCCCTCGTCGCCGGCCTCCTGCTCGTCACCTCCGTGCTCGTCCCGTTCGTCGGCGTCGCCGGCGCGGTGCCCGACGCGCGCGTCTCCGTCACCGACGCGACCGTCACGCCCGCGACGCCGACCGCGGGGGCACCGATCACCGTCGCCGCGACCGTCCGCCTCTCCGCGGGCAGCGCCTCCGCGGCCGACCTCGACCGCGTCCGCGTCGTCGACGCCGACGGCGACGTGCTCGGCGAGGCGACCGGGCTGGGCGCGCTCTCGCCCGGCGAGACGCTCACCGTCCCGGTGACGCTCGTCGTCGACGAGCCGGGCGCCTACGACCTCTCGGTCGTCGCGACGGTGTCCGACAGCGACGACGACACCGCGACGGCCCGGAGACCGCTGTCGCTGGCCGTCGAGCAGGGCGCCCCGCAGGTCGCGTTCGAGGCCGACGGCGCCGTCGCGGGCGCCGACTCCCGCGTCGCGGTGACCGTCTCGAACCCGACGACCGCCGCGCTGCGCGACCTCACCGTCGCGGCCGTCGACCCCGCCGACGGCGAGCGCGTCCGGGCGACCGTCCCGACGCTCGCGGCGGGCGCGAGCCAGCAGGTGAACCTCTCGGTCCGGCCCGACGCGGCCGGCGAGCGGGCGTTCGTCGTCCGCGTCGACTACACCACCGCCGCGGGCACCCGCGCGAACGTCAGCTACGAGCGCCCGGTCGTCGTCGAGGCCCTGTCGGCCGACGTCGGCGTCCGCGTCTCCCGGTCGACCGGCGACGACGGCGGCGCGGCCGCGGGCGGCGGCGGCGCGGGCGGGCTGGCGGGCATCATCGGCGCCGCGGGCGGCGGGGGCGGCGCGCTCCAGGGCGGCGGCGACGAGGAGGCGAGCGACGGCTCCCGGGTGGACGTCACCGTCACGAACTTCGGCAACGCCGCCGTCGAGCGCGTCGTGCTCGTCCCCCGCGGCGAGAACGGCACCGTCGTCGCCGCGGTCGGCCGCGTCGCCGTCGCCGACGCGCTCGCGCCCGGCGAGGCGGCCACCGTCACGGTCGACCTCTCGAACGTGGAGACGGCCGGCGCGCTCTCGTTCGTCGCGACGTACGATCTGGCCGGCGACCGCCGCGAGGCGGCCGGCGCCTACGAGTTCCGCCCGAAGCGCGGCGCCGTCGAGTTGACCGGGCTGAACGTCTCGCTGGGCGAGGACGGCCGCGTCACGATCGGCGGCAACCTCGGCAACGTCGGCGGCGGCGAGGTGTCCGGTGTCGTCGTCGGCGTCGCCGACGCCGAGTTCGCCGCGCCCGCGTACCCCCAGCGCGACTACTTCGTCGGCACCGTCGGCGCCAGCGAGTTCGCGCCGTTCACCGTCACCGCCCGCGTCGACGCCGCCAACACCTCCACCGTCCCCGTGGCGGTGGCGTACACGACCGGCAACGACCGCGTGACGACCGTCGTCGACGTGCCGCTCCCGGCCGACGAGTCGGCGGGTCGCCCCGTCGGCGTCTTCGGCGGCTTCGGCGCGCTCGGCACCGCCCTGCTCGTGTTCGGGCTGGCGATCCCCGCCGCGGTCGGGCTGCTCGCCCGCCGGTACCGATGAGCGACGACGCGGTCGCGGAGGAACGCGACGGGCCAGTCGCCGAAGCCGGCGGCTCGGCCGTCGTCGACGGCGACTCCCCCGACCGAGCCGAGTCCGCCGCCCGCGTCAGCGCCGCCGAGTTGGCCGGGCGGACGCCAGCCGCGACCGTGCCGCCGCTGCGACTCGTCGACGCGACCAAGCGCTACGAGGGCGGCGGCGGCACCGTCACCGCGTTGTCGCACGTCGACTTCGCGGTGAACGCGGGGGAGGTGATCGCCGTGATCGGGCCGTCCGGCTCGGGGAAGTCGACGATGCTGAACCTGCTGGGCCTGCTCGACGACCCGACCGAGGGCCGCGTCGAACTCCACGGCTCGCCCGTCGCCGGCCGCTCGGAGCGCGAGCGGACGGACGTGCGCCGGGAGACGATCGGCTTCGTGTTCCAGGACTTCCACCTGATCCCGACGCTGTCGGCCGTCGAGAACGTCCGCCTCCCGACGGCGTTCCTCCCGGGCGACTACACCGACCGCGCGGTCGACTTGCTCGAGCGCGTGGGGCTGGGCGAGCGGCTCGACCACACCCCCGACGAACTGTCGGGCGGGCAGAAACAGCGCGTCGCCATCGCGCGCTCGCTGATCAACGAACCCGACGTGTTGCTGGCGGACGAGCCGACGGGCAACCTCGACCGCGACACCGGCGTCGCCGTGCTGGAGGAGATCCGCGGGATCGCCGCCGGCGGCGTCGGCGTCGTCGCCGTCAC
It encodes the following:
- a CDS encoding CARDB domain-containing protein, encoding MNDRSTRAAALVAGLLLVTSVLVPFVGVAGAVPDARVSVTDATVTPATPTAGAPITVAATVRLSAGSASAADLDRVRVVDADGDVLGEATGLGALSPGETLTVPVTLVVDEPGAYDLSVVATVSDSDDDTATARRPLSLAVEQGAPQVAFEADGAVAGADSRVAVTVSNPTTAALRDLTVAAVDPADGERVRATVPTLAAGASQQVNLSVRPDAAGERAFVVRVDYTTAAGTRANVSYERPVVVEALSADVGVRVSRSTGDDGGAAAGGGGAGGLAGIIGAAGGGGGALQGGGDEEASDGSRVDVTVTNFGNAAVERVVLVPRGENGTVVAAVGRVAVADALAPGEAATVTVDLSNVETAGALSFVATYDLAGDRREAAGAYEFRPKRGAVELTGLNVSLGEDGRVTIGGNLGNVGGGEVSGVVVGVADAEFAAPAYPQRDYFVGTVGASEFAPFTVTARVDAANTSTVPVAVAYTTGNDRVTTVVDVPLPADESAGRPVGVFGGFGALGTALLVFGLAIPAAVGLLARRYR
- a CDS encoding ABC transporter ATP-binding protein, with product MPPLRLVDATKRYEGGGGTVTALSHVDFAVNAGEVIAVIGPSGSGKSTMLNLLGLLDDPTEGRVELHGSPVAGRSERERTDVRRETIGFVFQDFHLIPTLSAVENVRLPTAFLPGDYTDRAVDLLERVGLGERLDHTPDELSGGQKQRVAIARSLINEPDVLLADEPTGNLDRDTGVAVLEEIRGIAAGGVGVVAVTHDDLVTEYADRTVELVDGILEDGGG